TTGTGAAACTCATCACAAATAGAATGTCGTGGCAGAAACGTACTAATGTAAAAATTTGGTAAAGCTTGAGAAAAAGACTTAATAAGAATATGCTGGTCCAGATTTGATAAAAATCGAACACCTCAACCATTAAATCGCTTTCTCGTCCCGtcttttagaaaataaaaaatgctaCACTTAAACAAGGAGATTCCATGTATGTATAAAAGATCATAAATAGCCACTCATAGGGTTAGGGCCCGTTTAGTTGCTCCTTCTCATGCTTATGTTTGctttttcatttcaaaatgaagagttttaggtgtttggttagtgacctcctgtttaccttttaaatctgaaaagcatcattagatgtttggttagtgacctcctgtttgcttttcacacctgaaaagcagcattttacaaaagAGAATTTCTGCTTTTAGGAAAAGCAACATTTTCCAAAAGCAAACAGCAAATAGCAACAACAAACGGCAAACAACAAccgcaaacagtaggtaaaacaaatggGCCCTTAATATACGTTTTTTGTCCTTAATaaagaaaatcaaaattgaaaaagaaaaaccataAGTAGAattaatgagaaaaaaaaatacaaatgataaaaataaaataaaacaaggcAGCCATAAAAGAGAAAACTCATACTATAAACTCTTGTGTAATAAGAATCCAAATATAGGGGTATAAAGGGAAATACGGCTAACAAAATTACTAGGGTTTAAAAACAGCACTCGACTATATATATCTGCAGATCGCTAAGCTTGGGATTGGGGGCTGGGCACTTGTGCTGAAACAGAGCTTGCAAAACTCATTAAAAATGGTAGTCTACTAGTAATGTTTATTTACATGTTCTATATTCCGTGATATTACTTCATTTATTTGCCAGATTTGTTCATAGAATCCTCGTTTTTGAAGTCGCATTTTCTCAGTCGTACTAGTGCTTTTCGTAGTTATTTTTCTTAGTATGTTATTTCGTTGAATACTGAAGTTGAGATGATGATTGATTTCATGGAAGATCCAAAACCCTAGAAGTATTTACTCTGATTTATTCTGTTTTCTGAAGAGAATATTCATTATGCCTTGATGCAATGTTTAATTTATGCTATTTGATCTGAAATACTGGAAATGAAACACTTGATTTTATTGCGTTTGTTCGATTTACTTGTAACACAGGCTGCAAAATGTTTTACTCTGTATTGTGATTATATGGACCTTTAGTTATATACATATGGgctgtcaaatgcttcattatCTAGTCATTGTGGACTTTGATTCCCTCTTGGCTCGTTCCCTTGAAGCAATAGTGTTTGTGTTGTTCTTAGTATATCTTCCCCATCTCATTGTTGAGTTGGGGGCATCATTGCTGGAGCAactatatttcttattttttgttCGAAAAGTACAATTTCTTAGCATGATTTGTTAGATGGAACTGTGATGAGTCCTACAGACCTGTAATGATTTGTGGAAATGATCGCAAGTCTAAGAACATCTAAGGGACTGAGTTTCTTGTACATATAAGGCTTTCATTGCAATCTTTATTTTGGTATTGCAgctttaaactaaattaattagttaatgcTGATACATGGAAGCCAAAAGAAATTGTTTCCCTCGCTATCCAAGGTTGAATTTTCTGTTGCATTTGGACGTCGGGAGACTACATTCTCTTGCCCATGGCTATAAATTTGTAGGAGTTAAGGTCATGCTTTGACAAAGAATTACATGTTAGATTAGAAGAGGTCATCACttttaagttttaaaaaaatttcttctaattttCCCTTTGCTCATCGCGGGAAAttgcatttaattttttattttcccatCTGCTTTTCAAATTTAGATAAAATATTGACAGAACAATGATGAGTCCTACAGACCTGTAATGATTTGCGGTGATGATCGCAACTTTTTAGAACATCTAAGGGACTGAGTTCTAAAAACTTTCAACTTTAGTACATATGTTTTGTGAGCACAATATGTTCCCCTTGAGAACTTTGATGTACACATTAATGCAACTTTTAAGAACATATCAGAAATTGAGTAAGTTTGGTttgatttgaattttgaatGTTTAATTTGGTAAAGCAGTagctaaaaattgttatatTTCTCCAATTGCTGCTTATTGCTCTGGCATTTGCTTTTTTTCAGCCAAAGCAAATTCACGAGATCAAAGATTTCCTTATAACTGCAAGAAGGAAAGATGCACGCTCAGTGAAGATCAAGAGGAGCAAAGATGTTGTCAAATTCAAAGTCCGTTGCTCCAAGTACCTATACACCCTTTGCGTGTTCGACTCTGAGAAGGCAGACAAATTGAAACAATCTCTCCCTCCAGGTTTGACTGTTCAAGATCTGTGAGTTCATGGTTAGTTTGTAAGAGATATCAACAATGATTTCATTTTTGTCTCAGTTGGCTGTATAGTTTGTTAATGGAAATTATTATGTTAAAGGAATATTTTACCCAGTTTGTGTGTTTTCCATTTTGAATTTAGACGTTTATAGCAAATGTAAAATGCTTATAACTATCTAAATATGTGAGATTGAAGGGCAAATTGCCAATATTCTAATTTCATCACTAACTTACCCGTTTAATACACCCGACCAATCAAAAGAATGATGGTTTAATACACCCAACCAATCAAAAGAATGATGGATACCAATTCATGAGAGATATACAtgttaaaaaaatgaatatgtGACATTATTTGATCGGATGGATGTGTTGGCTAAGTATTTAGCTTGAAAAAATAATGGGATAAAGGTCAAATTTGATTAGCCATAACGTATAAAATTAGTATAAATTTAaagcctaatacacaaataacctttgaatttgttcaaacgttacaactgcccccctcagctttcaattgtaataatttaccttttaaacttgtccaattgtaaaacgtTAACCCTTAAACTTGATCAATTGTGAAACATAATTCCAAATCGCTGATATGGACTGAAATTGAAAAAACACGtaaaatacaaaagctgcaacgtTCGTGGAGTCTggtaatcagatctttggcgtgatacgaatctagggaaacgtttttacggttgctccaagtacggggtaaaaaaattcccaatctggggttatgttttacgattggacaagtttaaggggtaagttgttacaattgaaagttgaggggggaagttgtaatatttggacaagtttaggtggttatttgtgtattaggtctaaatttaatgtttttctatacactttttatgtttttaatcctttgaacttttttttttcaaaattaacttttttttttagagattcatgaaatttaatttttgaatcaaattattatttattaaaattttaaaaattttataattaaaaataaataaaaattgtataatttttaaaaaattagtgttgaaattataaaatattaaagatattttttttaaagctaagtatttttaattttttgcttCAAATACACTAAAACCATGGAATTTTATGGTACTAgaggcacaaaaaaaaaaaaaaaaaaaaaaattcctaacAGCTTTAGAAAATTATTTCCAATTCTATAAATAGGTCTCCGGCAGTAGTTGCAAGACTAAAAATAGTGCCAGACTAAAATTAACCCTATATGTAAATATCTGGTTCTGCAGCTGAGTAGCATATTTGGTTCAGCAGCCAAGTAGCATATTGAATTTGCAATAAAATGGTAGAATTAACAATATCAGCATGTTCTTTTAATTTGTCAACGATttatgtccaaatcaattttgCGGtggttttcaataaaaaaaacataaagattttgtatatatttgtaaaatttaaaacatgtaatataaattttcaaatttaaaatattttcttaACTTTCTTCTTTAAAAGAATTGAATCTAATCTCATGCTCTTTTTTAGAATATGATAACCACTAATGGAACTAGTCTttaatagggtaaataattaattattcccTATATTTTTATCTAATACACTAGTTAATCCACACATATATTttaaggtccttaagttttgTATTAATCAATTGTTTAGTCCCTCTTATTTTTCGATATTAAAGTATAAAATACCCTTAATTATATAAGTAAAAaacttgtcttttattttttaaatttaatcaaaatatttgtattaaatttatataatatatatacattaacgtttttatatttatacatattaaatatatatataaaaatattatttattttcttaatttttgttctcattttatttattatttaatataatatttttaactaacattaaatattattaaaaatcttGATAATTATTTCAAactcatatttcattttattttatccatgaagtttattaaagataaaatattcacgtttataattttatataactATACTCttgttttatataattatactcttgattttataatttttaagatattttcattcatttttttaatgaaaacaaaaTTTATACCACTAAATTAAACttctatgaattttttttattaaatcaaatacTATATATTTAGAGAAATTATGGGggaaaatagaaaatagaaaaaaatacatGTTTTATCATTACAAAATAAAGGGTAGTTTTGtcattatttagtttaatttgaCCATTGACTCTAAAAAAGAACTAAAGAGTTGATAGAAACAAAACTTAGGGACcatataattattttgaaaactATAAGGACTAACtagtataatatataaaatcacAGGAacttataaattatttacccttttttttttaggtaagaagggaagaaaaaaaacaaacaaacaaaaacctaacccgggatcagtctaggaagactgacccaaatcctatcctcaagaagagaatgtaacagaaaagaaggaggaacggaaagggtagaaacacctaacatccccccatgcccagcagctgccaagcgatccgccacgcggttttgctccctataaatatgggagaaggtaagagaatcgaaggcaggacgaagcctcaagatggctttaatgagattctgactcttaagacaaacagcctgtctatccgaaatcctgttgatagcctccaaattgtcagactccaccgaaagtcttttaacacccatgcgaatggcgagtttaatgccagacaagatcccccagagctccgcagtaaaggaggagcccgtacctaagttatgggtaaacccagccagccaggcgccaccagcatcccgaagaactccaccagcagcaattctgccattactaaggcaggagccatccgtattcaacttgacaaccccttccctgggcttcttccaaccaactaactggacctctttaaccggggaggggtgaaccaggggctctccttcaaaactctttgtaataacagagagttttttcgagaagtaaaaccggaggtcaggaataaagacagtcttctcagcaaataactcttcattcctccatttccacatttggtgacaaataatagcgaagagaatagccccgtgctccatactggccaacaaattcccattaatgccttcagagaaccagtcaatatcagagaaccccataaaggaaggaaggatgtggtgaggaaggaccccttcccaaacctttctactattcggacAATcgctcaaagcatggcacaaggttttcacatggccgctgcatctgctacaggcaccagatacagccaagtgccttctgtgtctatctgcattcttgaggagcctgtctttgactcctagccataggaaactcctaatgcggtaggggactttgagagcccaaatggacttccaaatttccaagggaggatcagccctattaggggtaaaagcttcataggccgatttgcaagaataagaaccattattagtcaaggcccagcagtgtctgtccttatcctcctcctgattactaatcttcacacctctaatattaaggagggtctctaggctaagaaaggagtcgaacttagaccagatccagtctccctccgagtccaccacatcagcaattctccaggagaggagatcattcggcggaggggcgatgcacacctcaatcaacggtttgtcaccaatccaggtgtcataccagaaactaatggatctcccattacccacctccaagccaatccccgtacagaactcagcaaaaacagcattAAGCCATTTCCAGAGGAAGGTTTTTATTTAGtgctaaattatatataaacaaattaTTGATTTAAGGTGAGATTATTTTttctaataatttatttaattactcGTTTTTTGAAGTTTTGATGGATCtattttcaattaaaattttctCAAGTCAAATTCAAAATCTCTAAATATTATTTGAGCTTCATAACCACTTAAAGTTaattttaaaagttaatttgatttagtaaaggtaaaataataaatattaagatgaattgttagtgatattttCATAATATCCTAATTTCAATTTTAACACGTGTCAGTATGATGCATGCATACTAGGGAAGTTAATTTTCAAAtgatttttagtatttttaagaaaataattgtGCTTAAAACTTAACTTCTAATAAATGAAATGATTGACGAAGGATTCAATGACTGAAAAAATCTCTCTTGGATTCCTAACTTCACTTATAAAAAAAGTTAACCAGCTCACAAATAGCTAAcaagaaaagtaaaaaataaaaataaacacaaatgattttttaattttttttttctttttttataatattttgattGCAATCTCGAAAGGAAAGCACAAAGTTAATGTTACAGATAATTATTCTTAATTATTTTCGGTTATTTATTAGTTTAAATTGTATTCATATGATAGGTAGTTGAagataattgtttttatttgtcaacTGCTAAATACCGctcccaaattacttatcaccgcctcttttggacttttttgccattatcataattttgatcaaaaactaaaaattctctctccaaaatcataaacccgaacaataataattgaaattatgaaaataattgatgtgtgacaatctGAACcctgaaaatggatgattacgagtcggaaacattaagatttacatctttttatcaaagaattcatgaaaataatatatatttttcatgacgattttgcatttttcgtcacaaaaaattgaatgatttagtatttttcgtcactaaattttttacaattttgcatatttcaaaatttggcctaaacggatgcggcataccaccCGACacatggtgggaacggatgcggcgtaCCGCTCGGCCCATGGCGGGAACAGATGCGACGTACCGCCCGACCCATGGTGGGAATGGATGCGGCATACCGCtcgacccatggcgggaacgaaTGCGGCATACCGCTcgacccatggtgggaacggatgcggtatccgttcccgccatgggtcgaatggtatgccgcatccgtttaggctaaattttgaattttctctcaattttttttcccaatttcgaatttttttatgccaagggcaaaattgtccaatggaggcggtgataagtaatttaggAGCAGTAAATAGCAatacttttttatttcttttatttatctaCTACTATTATTAGTTAGCCTAGGACTCTTGTAAGtatataatatacatatatatctctTTAATACAAACTCTAATTAAAGGAATACCAATTATACTCCAATCTCTTTAATATTAACATGGAATCAGAGCCTAACTCTCCATCCTCCTTCCCTCAAAATTCCAGCAACCACTCAACCTCTGCCTTCTTCATTGCGGCTACCACCTTGGTTCGAACAAAATCGTCTTCCGTGTCGCCGCAGCTCTAGCCCTCTTCGGTTTAAACATAATCGAACCTTTTACTACTGCCGCGCATTAGGCCGTCGCAGCCCCTGCGCCTTTCGTCCTCTCTATCGTCATGCCATCCGCTTCTGCAGCCTCTTCCAGTGATCATCAGTCAGCATATACACTTGTCACCGCCACTGGCTCTTTGCTGCCTCCATCGACTCAACCATGTCACTTTATCTCACAATTTGTTTCTCCATTTAGGTTCTCTGCCATTACCCAAGTGTTGTACTATAAGCTTATATCATTTCCGAATCCCCCATAATTCCATCATGGTTTGGGGTCAACCGATCCCGGGCTTTCCGATAATCTCCCTCTTTGCTCCACATAATGATGTCCTTCTCGGTACACTTTCCGAACCTCAAGCTACTCTTTATGAGGTGATACTTTATAATAGGAACATAAAATGAATTTCTTCTTAACAAGCCTATTATAGCTCTCAATTTGAGTGAGTTAACAAAATATACAATAATTAGTGTGGAAATTACCTGATAGGAGGCTTGAGTCAACAATTTCTTACTTGTGTTGGGGTCAATGTCTGGTCTATGGGGCAACATTGATAGAGAACTAGTGAATCCATCCCTCGGAGCCAACATAGCGTGGTATGTCTTACTCACTCCATCATAACTAGCTTCACTTTGAATTGCATTACCCTTTACCACCGGGTCGAGGACTTACCAAGTCATTGCATTCCATTCCGGTACCGGTTCCTGGGTTGGACAAACAATCAACGTGGCTTTCTTTTCCCCACTAGAAGAACTCCTCAAAGGTGTAAGAACGTACTTGACCCCATCCTTGAATATGGTGTAAGTATTAAGTCTTCCGGCATGCGTTCCATTTCGATCGAATTGCCAAAGTCTCCCTAGGAGCAAATGGTACACGTCCATCTCAACCACATCACACATAACATCATCTTGGTAAGCCCTAAGGGAGATAGGAACCTTACACCGATGAGTGACATTAAGTTTCTCCCCATCTTTGATCCAACCAACCTGATACGGGAATGGGTGTGGTTCGGGTATCAAGCCAAACTTGCTTAAGGTGGCTCTACTAAGGATGTTATCTTGACTTCCCCCGTCAATGATCGCTTcatgttgttggtcccttataacgtgacaagttagttccaatgggggggataggaactatttaaaaatttgtccgttgaggctgacttcttttcttatgaaaaggtttacacagcgtcactaagtagattcaagacacaagcttagtcaatttgtgactaagtctgcttctttacttgaatCAGGAAAtatcacttagagtctattcctgaactcagcttcttagtaaacttaactcagcgtgagttctttacttagtcagttttatagcaagcaatataaattaaaggagtttaagggttagaaagatattactcagcagacttatcctggttcggcctctccgcctatgtccagtccccggaactcgttccgagctttttgaatcctctactgagctctttaaaggtagagcacgaaaccttttacagatagaagctgagtataccaagagtaccttcctctatacctctactcacttctatatctacgctgagtactataaccgagtactcagcctctcctttctattcttctagaaatgataaagtgtttgtcctaaacaatgattgctaagacactttagatgattggaaatcactctagacttttacacaaagattaagaattggtgtaaggtatttgctttgcttttctcacagaaacttcaagtatgaatttggtcagcgtttcgactagttgaagatctgcatcgattgaagcaaatggatggcctttatatagtgacacttgaggcacctggtcatttcgaatttcgaaataaccgttggagggacacggcttcctgtcgttatcactctgggcgtgctcagcgtcgttggccaataggattcacgcatcttctgtcttcgtcagtcttcggcagaatgtttcgacatttaaggaaaagtccacgagacagcttcctgcgccttctgaacttttcccaaagtagaaatactttgtctagaagttgaacattgtctgccgctgtccagactgcattgtcgtccaactcagtagcttccacttgaagcttttgcctcgaaggcttctcgatccttctcttgctgagtcgtcgttttacttgatacggcttcgttttgaactcttgagccgaatggtcttgatgtgttgatttgggcttgacttccactttatgggcctttgggctttttaatctcaatgtcttataaacaattaaactcaacattgaacaaacacattagtgtaataaatcaaatcatttaaatttaatgtgttagaatatttttatcatcacttaaataattttgtcaaatcaaaatcatgtggaaaggtgttttaacaaactccctcattttgatgttggcaaaaatattcagttgaagaactcagtgttgagctcccccatgatagttgacctaattttatcaaataactcccccgtaagggttgagcggctgacttagttttacactaaacattttaaggtttaatcgagtaagtctaaggtcagttttcagaaataggtcagctcatggaacatattctatttaactcagttttatgcggaagatttataTATCAGAAagcgctgagtatttctttgttcagtgtgtttaagaagacatgtaaaagcggtcaacacagcatgcagtcataaagcaatgtagacagggttgatttagtgaagatgcgatttactattcaatacaaaacataagtaagcatcacataagattggttaaTTTAAAAGGATAGATGCATCAAGGTTTTGTATTCAGGtcagcacaaaaaaaaatacacaagGAAAGGACTACAAGTTTTAGCAATAAGAAATCTAGTCAGTCCTAGTAAGTAAAGctaaagctatttcttcttgtagttgagttgggcttcatgctaTTTTAGCTTACCCTTTCCCTTGTGTCTTTGCTAACTTCCTGAAGCTTCTTCAGATTGCTGAGTTCgtggggcttgttctttctcccccgttttgccagcatcggttTTGGCAATGAAGGTTTCTTCAATGGAAGCTTGAGTTAGGCGTTTAGAAAATACCTTTAGCCTTCTtgtgctttcattcattccaTCAAAGATTGGGACACCGTCATCCATAATAGCTTGAGGAATACCGATAGATGCAGAACTCAGCATACTCAAAACATAGGcttgagacttcccaacccagtGTATGGTTTCGgtgagcattgcaaaagcttgatgaaacatctttagcaaagatgAATCAAAATACTCACGCTGACCATTGATTTGGCGCACATGGTTGAAGGTCActcgagaatacttcagaatctcgttggttttaagctcgtcagttgccatctcttgcctgtttaagttcagcagacgcacaacctcgctaatttgctcaatggagcattgggacgAGGTGGAAAGTTGGTGATTTGTTTTCTCCTGCTCAGAATGAAGCTAGCTGAAAAGATGATGgacttcggcagaagtggcatatgctgagttcgcagctgacaattgatgaatctGCCCTTGTAGtgagttcatgtggtttaccatggtcagctggagttcggccagctttgttatagagtcctgcctaggctgttgagattgtaatgaagtcatgacactcagaagatccttcagacctttgatctcagttagaagctgagtgacagacgaaagtggagttgtctcaacattagtagacccagcggcattggtactggtttgatggaggtcctggataagagcttgagctgagtcaacgattcttcgaccagactcagaggcattcaaaTAGCTTaaggatccatcatttgttgacctagatgccggaggaggagtagaaccgaatgaaggcggtgtttggttctgctcatcaTTAGAAGGCCCAACATTGTCAGCGGCTGGCCTGGAATTTGGATTGTCAGTAGAAACTGACTGGATTTGATTCTGCACATTGAGTTGTGGAAGTGGAGGATCGGCAGAAAGTGTTGCTTGCTCAGGTTCAGgcggaatcttcgagcacttgctcggtattACTTTGGTTGgcagaagcatttaagtcggcatgttccttcggctgagaaacagaggcttgattttcttgttgcttTGGTTGAGACTCAGGAGGGATTGAGAAGTATCGAAGATGTACATCTGTAAGGTCAGAGATCTCATCCCTTAAcggtgagtcacccatgaggTCAATGATGGGTGCTCGAaaatccttcttcttcctcagtctctttagctttggaggagtagggtcacaaggaatggattcaatggagtcagtgggtgaagCTTCCCTTTGAACAGTGGGAGCATTTGCTgtgtgctcagtttcttcttcgtcaaccaactcagtgttgattggttcaaggtGCTCATCATCAGCTATTacttcagtgtcatcctgaccactttcttcttcttcagactcatcatccagttcttcttcctcaaactgttCCTCCAGTTCTTCCTCGACAAACTGACCGCCcagttggtcttgtt
The window above is part of the Euphorbia lathyris chromosome 3, ddEupLath1.1, whole genome shotgun sequence genome. Proteins encoded here:
- the LOC136221655 gene encoding large ribosomal subunit protein eL38z/eL38y-like, producing MPKQIHEIKDFLITARRKDARSVKIKRSKDVVKFKVRCSKYLYTLCVFDSEKADKLKQSLPPGLTVQDL